The following coding sequences lie in one Bacteroidota bacterium genomic window:
- a CDS encoding flippase-like domain-containing protein, giving the protein MVSDLRKVLRFFQLKRIIIPIVIGLGVAAWLIIRDFETEHLSGVQWSGYMVGWLLAAICLQAIRDIAYMYRIRLMTDKQISWRHSFDVIMLWEFASSITPSVVGGSAIALIIVHKEGISVGKSTAIVMVTAMLDELFYILMVPLILLLIGTSNLFTSSQLFLMNWGSEGVFIAGYVFILLLTTIITYAIFLNPRGFKWILLKIFKLKFLKRWRYDAARTGDDIITTSREMKGKSWKFWLKAYGATVFSWTARFWVVNCLILAFNPAVQDQLLIYGRQLVMWVILLISPTPGSSGIAEYAFPMFLGEFIPQGFEAAVGLLWRILSYYPYLVIGVIVLPFWIRRVFLKRKLIRFRSV; this is encoded by the coding sequence ATGGTCAGCGATCTAAGAAAAGTACTACGTTTTTTTCAGCTTAAACGCATCATCATTCCGATCGTCATCGGTTTAGGGGTGGCGGCATGGCTTATTATCCGGGATTTTGAAACGGAGCACCTAAGTGGGGTCCAATGGTCGGGGTATATGGTCGGATGGTTGCTGGCTGCCATCTGCCTGCAGGCGATACGCGATATTGCCTATATGTATAGAATAAGGCTGATGACCGATAAGCAGATCTCCTGGCGGCACAGCTTCGATGTGATCATGCTTTGGGAATTCGCTTCGTCAATAACACCTTCAGTGGTTGGCGGTTCTGCAATAGCCCTTATCATTGTCCATAAAGAAGGAATTTCCGTTGGGAAATCCACGGCAATTGTCATGGTTACAGCCATGCTGGATGAACTTTTTTATATTCTCATGGTACCCTTGATCTTGCTGCTTATCGGTACCAGTAATCTATTTACCAGCAGCCAGTTATTTCTGATGAACTGGGGTAGCGAAGGGGTTTTTATTGCAGGATATGTTTTTATCCTATTACTGACTACAATAATCACTTATGCCATATTTCTGAATCCCAGGGGGTTTAAATGGATATTGCTGAAGATCTTCAAGTTGAAATTCCTGAAAAGATGGAGATATGACGCTGCGAGGACAGGGGATGACATCATCACCACTTCCCGTGAAATGAAAGGCAAATCCTGGAAATTCTGGTTAAAAGCATACGGGGCAACGGTTTTTAGCTGGACAGCCCGTTTCTGGGTGGTTAATTGCCTTATACTGGCTTTTAATCCTGCCGTCCAGGATCAATTGCTGATTTATGGCCGGCAACTGGTAATGTGGGTCATACTCCTGATCAGTCCTACCCCCGGAAGCAGCGGAATTGCAGAATATGCCTTTCCTATGTTCTTAGGAGAATTTATACCACAAGGGTTTGAAGCTGCCGTTGGTCTTTTATGGCGCATACTGAGTTATTATCCTTATCTTGTTATTGGCGTGATCGTATTGCCTTTCTGGATCAGAAGGGTTTTCCTGAAGCGGAAGCTGATTCGGTTTAGAAGCGTTTGA
- a CDS encoding NAD-dependent epimerase/dehydratase family protein — MNQPNVLITGGNGFLGKAIVKEFLDNDSPLRPGSLTVFDIKDTGSKVDGVEYVQGDILDYNLLLEALQGKDIVIHSAAIVDWGTKSDKEVLDVNLEGTKNVIRACRESGVKYLIFTGSVDAVFGGKPLINVDESHPYPEKHSNSYCTSKYLAEKLILEENDDVLKTCVLRGSDIYGEDDPYHISSLINMAKGGFYVRLGNGKTRCQHIYVGNAGYAHVLAAAAMWNGNEKVCGQVYFMTDGPGSNFFKFFDRIVEGAGYRIWPKNLWLPRGFAYAIGSISEFIAWMVRPVKSYQPKFSRFAVVYTCTDITYSSEKARKDFGFVPKYSEEEGVERTAEHYKI, encoded by the coding sequence ATGAACCAACCCAATGTTTTGATTACAGGTGGCAACGGTTTCCTGGGAAAGGCCATAGTTAAAGAGTTCCTGGATAATGATTCACCTTTAAGACCCGGATCGCTAACTGTTTTTGATATTAAAGACACAGGATCAAAGGTTGATGGAGTTGAATACGTTCAGGGGGACATCCTGGATTATAATTTGCTTTTAGAAGCCTTACAAGGGAAAGATATTGTCATACATTCGGCGGCGATAGTTGATTGGGGAACGAAAAGCGATAAGGAGGTGTTGGATGTGAATTTGGAGGGTACGAAGAACGTGATCCGTGCCTGCCGGGAGAGCGGAGTAAAATACCTGATCTTTACAGGATCGGTGGATGCGGTCTTCGGCGGTAAGCCTCTTATCAATGTTGACGAAAGCCATCCATATCCTGAAAAGCATTCCAACAGTTACTGCACTTCAAAGTACCTTGCGGAAAAACTCATCCTGGAAGAAAACGATGATGTACTAAAGACTTGCGTACTCAGAGGGTCGGACATTTACGGTGAAGACGACCCCTATCATATCAGCTCTTTGATAAATATGGCCAAAGGAGGATTCTACGTCCGGCTGGGCAATGGCAAAACCCGTTGTCAGCACATATACGTTGGAAATGCGGGATATGCCCATGTGCTTGCTGCTGCAGCCATGTGGAACGGGAATGAGAAAGTCTGTGGTCAGGTTTATTTCATGACGGATGGTCCGGGCAGTAATTTTTTTAAATTCTTTGACCGTATCGTGGAAGGGGCAGGATACAGAATTTGGCCGAAAAACCTGTGGTTACCTCGTGGGTTTGCCTATGCAATCGGCAGTATATCCGAATTCATAGCCTGGATGGTCAGACCCGTTAAAAGTTACCAGCCAAAATTCAGTCGCTTTGCCGTGGTTTATACCTGTACTGATATCACCTATTCATCGGAGAAAGCACGGAAAGATTTTGGATTTGTGCCTAAATACAGCGAGGAGGAAGGAGTGGAAAGGACAGCGGAGCATTATAAGATCTGA
- a CDS encoding RES family NAD+ phosphorylase, with translation MIVYRLSKEKYAGDLSGKGAELSGGRWNHKGTKVLYTSDSRALCTAEIAVHCSMGNIPHDYFMISIEIPDDITVQEIKVGSLPKSWKSFPYAGSTQKIGDEFIKENRLLILKVPSAVVQGDHNYLINPAHEDFQKIKITGKERFVFDQRLFR, from the coding sequence ATGATTGTTTACAGGTTATCGAAAGAAAAGTACGCGGGTGATCTTTCCGGTAAGGGGGCAGAGTTATCCGGTGGTCGATGGAATCATAAAGGGACAAAAGTGCTGTATACCTCTGATTCAAGGGCTTTATGCACGGCGGAAATAGCTGTTCATTGTTCTATGGGAAATATTCCACATGATTATTTTATGATAAGCATTGAAATTCCTGATGATATTACAGTGCAGGAGATAAAAGTAGGTTCATTACCAAAGAGTTGGAAAAGTTTCCCTTATGCCGGTTCTACACAAAAGATCGGTGATGAATTTATTAAGGAGAATAGATTATTAATTTTGAAAGTTCCCTCGGCCGTTGTTCAAGGTGATCATAATTACCTGATCAATCCGGCACATGAAGATTTTCAAAAGATCAAAATCACTGGTAAAGAACGATTTGTTTTTGATCAACGATTGTTCAGATAG
- a CDS encoding DUF1684 domain-containing protein, with amino-acid sequence MKTIILLLISLFIFISTLTYSQSEAENEINQFRLELNKHFADTASSPLPEAEKATFRGLDLYPIDLKYRISAELIRTPGEDPFGMATTTERLPVYVKYGEAHFNLHGKDIILNIYQNIKLTESEEYRDYLFLPFNDLTNGEETYGGGRYIDLKIPAGDTIIIDFNQAYNPYCAYNHKYSCPVPPRENRMEVEIRAGVKKPGK; translated from the coding sequence ATGAAAACAATCATTCTCCTTCTGATATCCTTATTTATCTTTATTTCCACCCTTACCTATTCCCAATCCGAAGCTGAAAATGAAATCAACCAATTCCGCCTGGAATTAAATAAACATTTTGCAGATACAGCTAGCTCCCCATTACCTGAAGCTGAGAAGGCAACATTTCGCGGGCTGGACTTATATCCCATAGATTTGAAATACAGAATTTCCGCAGAATTAATCCGTACCCCCGGGGAAGATCCCTTCGGGATGGCAACAACCACCGAAAGGCTTCCGGTTTATGTCAAATACGGTGAAGCTCATTTTAACCTTCACGGGAAAGATATAATTCTGAACATTTACCAAAACATCAAGCTCACTGAATCGGAAGAATACAGGGATTATTTATTCCTTCCTTTCAATGACCTCACCAACGGTGAAGAAACATACGGTGGAGGTCGGTATATCGACCTGAAAATACCGGCAGGAGACACTATTATCATCGATTTTAATCAGGCTTACAACCCTTATTGTGCCTATAATCACAAATACTCATGTCCGGTCCCGCCCAGAGAAAACAGGATGGAGGTTGAAATCAGGGCGGGGGTTAAAAAACCTGGCAAATGA
- a CDS encoding DUF2384 domain-containing protein, which produces MKAESISYKSLENCDVFLLMESARQGIDYKTFDELSEKFPLKMSEWSRILNVSERTMQRYKREQRRFDPIHSERLILIGLLFKKGTEVFGTINDFLTWLFTENVSLGGASPSEFLDNSFGLALVKDELIRIEHGVLA; this is translated from the coding sequence ATGAAAGCAGAAAGTATTTCCTATAAATCTCTTGAAAACTGCGATGTTTTCTTGCTGATGGAATCGGCCAGGCAAGGAATTGACTATAAAACATTTGATGAGCTTTCGGAAAAGTTCCCGTTGAAGATGTCGGAATGGTCGAGAATATTAAATGTTTCGGAGCGCACCATGCAAAGATATAAGAGGGAGCAAAGACGTTTTGATCCGATTCATTCTGAACGTTTGATACTTATCGGGCTGCTTTTCAAAAAGGGGACTGAGGTATTTGGTACAATTAATGATTTTTTAACGTGGTTATTTACTGAAAATGTATCACTGGGGGGGGCAAGCCCTTCGGAATTCCTGGATAATTCATTTGGTTTAGCATTGGTTAAGGATGAACTTATAAGAATTGAACACGGCGTATTAGCATGA
- a CDS encoding nucleoside deaminase has translation MPKEDSKFLRKAIELSARHSHDGIHGPFGAVIVKDGKIIAEGWNEVLKTNDPTAHAEIVAIRNACRYLGTWDLGGTTIYSSCEPCPMCLGAIYWAKISRVVFAANRNDATKAGFSDEHIYREIEIPHDIRMVEFVQHLRDEAVEVLEKWTENETRKMY, from the coding sequence ATCCCAAAAGAGGACAGCAAATTTCTGCGCAAAGCCATTGAATTAAGCGCCCGCCACTCGCACGACGGGATTCACGGACCTTTTGGTGCTGTGATCGTTAAGGATGGGAAGATCATTGCCGAGGGTTGGAACGAGGTATTGAAAACCAACGATCCCACTGCCCATGCAGAAATCGTAGCAATCCGGAATGCATGCCGGTATCTGGGTACCTGGGATCTGGGGGGAACAACGATATATTCCAGTTGCGAACCCTGTCCAATGTGCTTAGGGGCTATCTACTGGGCGAAAATTTCACGGGTGGTTTTCGCCGCCAACCGTAACGATGCTACCAAAGCCGGGTTTAGCGATGAACATATCTATCGGGAAATTGAAATCCCTCATGATATCCGGATGGTGGAATTTGTCCAGCACCTCCGGGATGAAGCTGTTGAGGTGTTGGAGAAGTGGACAGAAAATGAAACGAGGAAAATGTATTAA
- a CDS encoding Hsp20/alpha crystallin family protein — translation MTLIKWSKDPLMAELMNYGMNRFGNRCNTCRPAANILEKEDGFGIELMVPGMKKEDFKIDLDKDILTISAEAEQENVSNYTRREFGIGSFSRSFSIPESINTDEIKAEYNDGILKLHLPKKEEARAKPARTIEIS, via the coding sequence ATGACACTTATTAAATGGAGCAAAGACCCCTTAATGGCAGAATTGATGAACTACGGAATGAACCGTTTCGGCAACCGTTGCAATACCTGCCGTCCTGCTGCCAATATTCTTGAGAAAGAAGATGGTTTTGGCATTGAACTGATGGTTCCGGGAATGAAGAAGGAAGACTTTAAGATTGACCTCGATAAGGATATCCTGACCATATCAGCCGAAGCAGAGCAGGAAAATGTAAGCAATTACACAAGAAGGGAATTTGGAATTGGCAGCTTCAGCCGCTCGTTTTCTATCCCGGAAAGCATCAACACGGATGAGATCAAAGCTGAGTACAACGATGGTATACTGAAACTGCATTTACCGAAGAAGGAAGAAGCCAGGGCTAAACCTGCCAGGACTATAGAAATCTCTTAA
- the meaB gene encoding methylmalonyl Co-A mutase-associated GTPase MeaB, translating into MPDANKKDKKSALHVNKGIEQPSQINPLAAGKLKGLKKPDLNASDFLRGILSGDRAIFSKAITLIESTLPKHQDIAQEIISLCLPHSGKSIRVGITGVPGVGKSTFIEALGLHLTGSGHRIAVLAIDPSSQRSKGSILGDKTRMEDLANHPNAYIRPSSSGGSLGGVSRKTREAIIICEAAGFDVIFVETVGVGQSETAVHSMVDFFLLLMLSGAGDELQGIKRGIMEMADALVINKADGDNIQRAKLAKAEYENALHMFPPPASGWLPPVKTCSAQTKQGISEVWNNILDYMKLTKGNGYFLEKRQRQNIGIMYEALEAELRELFYRNPEIKTLQKKLETDILANKTSPYLAASLLINAFKKPSSF; encoded by the coding sequence ATGCCTGACGCAAACAAAAAAGATAAAAAGTCTGCGCTTCATGTAAACAAAGGTATAGAGCAGCCATCCCAGATAAACCCTTTGGCCGCCGGGAAGCTTAAAGGTTTGAAAAAACCCGATCTGAATGCATCTGACTTTTTAAGAGGTATCCTTTCCGGGGATCGAGCTATATTCAGCAAGGCCATTACCTTGATAGAAAGCACACTACCAAAACACCAGGATATTGCCCAGGAAATTATTTCATTATGCCTACCGCATTCCGGTAAATCAATTCGTGTTGGCATCACAGGAGTCCCCGGAGTTGGCAAAAGCACATTTATTGAAGCATTGGGTTTGCATCTAACCGGATCGGGACACAGGATCGCCGTCCTGGCCATCGACCCCAGCAGCCAGCGTTCCAAAGGCAGCATCCTGGGAGATAAAACACGCATGGAAGACCTTGCCAACCACCCAAATGCTTATATCCGGCCCTCTTCCAGCGGAGGTTCTCTGGGTGGCGTTTCCAGGAAAACGCGGGAAGCCATCATCATCTGCGAAGCAGCAGGCTTCGATGTGATCTTCGTGGAAACTGTCGGGGTAGGTCAATCGGAAACGGCCGTCCATTCTATGGTGGACTTCTTCCTGCTGTTGATGCTTTCCGGCGCCGGTGACGAGTTGCAGGGCATCAAAAGAGGCATCATGGAAATGGCCGACGCGCTGGTGATCAATAAGGCCGATGGAGATAATATCCAACGGGCAAAACTGGCTAAAGCCGAATACGAAAACGCCCTCCATATGTTCCCCCCTCCTGCTTCCGGATGGCTCCCACCGGTGAAAACCTGCTCCGCTCAAACCAAACAGGGGATATCCGAAGTATGGAATAACATCCTGGATTACATGAAACTGACGAAAGGAAACGGATATTTCCTGGAAAAAAGACAGAGGCAAAACATCGGGATCATGTACGAAGCTCTTGAAGCCGAACTCAGAGAACTCTTTTACCGGAATCCTGAAATCAAAACCCTTCAGAAAAAACTGGAAACCGACATCCTGGCCAATAAAACCAGTCCATATCTCGCCGCCTCTCTCCTTATCAATGCATTCAAAAAACCATCATCCTTTTAA
- a CDS encoding TerC/Alx family metal homeostasis membrane protein codes for MSTEVIFIAGFIFFILLILFLDLGIFSKKDHVVGFRESLIWTMVWITFSMGFYTFLYFEGHFLHGLGSWEEIAENVKRFSHQIDINGLDYEAAKTVYNHNLSLEYLTGYIIEYALSVDNVFVMILIFMAFGVEEKYYKKVLFWGILGAIIMRFIFIFLSSALIQRFDWILLIFGAILIFTGGKMLQEFIKGKEKTIDPEHHPVVRFASRYFSVHPRYEGHKFWIRQNGKLLITPLFIVLLVIEFTDVIFAVDSVPAIFAVTKDPYIVFFSNVFAIIGLRSLFFLISHVINRFYFLKAGLSVLLIFIGLKMPAHYFHILDIDTQTSLLIIVGILGSSILISLMFPKKVSGL; via the coding sequence ATGTCAACAGAAGTAATTTTTATAGCAGGATTCATATTCTTTATCCTTCTTATCCTGTTTCTCGACCTTGGGATATTCTCAAAAAAGGATCACGTGGTTGGATTCAGGGAATCGCTTATCTGGACAATGGTCTGGATCACTTTTTCAATGGGATTTTATACCTTTTTGTATTTTGAGGGGCATTTTCTGCATGGCCTTGGAAGCTGGGAGGAAATTGCAGAAAATGTAAAGCGCTTTTCACATCAGATCGATATTAACGGTCTGGATTATGAAGCAGCCAAAACCGTTTATAATCACAACTTATCACTTGAATATCTTACGGGTTATATTATCGAGTATGCTTTATCGGTCGACAATGTTTTTGTAATGATCCTGATATTTATGGCTTTTGGGGTTGAGGAGAAGTATTACAAAAAGGTTTTGTTCTGGGGTATCCTGGGTGCCATTATCATGCGCTTCATTTTTATTTTCCTGAGTTCCGCCCTGATACAACGTTTCGATTGGATTTTACTGATCTTTGGAGCTATACTGATCTTCACCGGAGGAAAAATGTTGCAGGAGTTCATTAAGGGGAAGGAAAAGACGATCGATCCTGAACATCATCCTGTTGTCAGGTTTGCATCCCGTTATTTTTCGGTACACCCGCGGTATGAGGGTCATAAATTCTGGATACGTCAAAATGGCAAACTTTTAATAACTCCATTATTCATTGTTTTACTGGTCATAGAGTTTACGGATGTGATCTTTGCCGTGGATTCCGTGCCTGCCATTTTTGCTGTCACCAAAGACCCTTATATTGTATTTTTTTCAAATGTGTTTGCCATTATTGGGTTACGCTCCCTGTTCTTCCTTATTTCACATGTGATCAACCGTTTTTACTTTCTTAAGGCGGGGTTATCGGTATTACTGATTTTCATCGGATTGAAGATGCCGGCGCATTATTTTCATATCCTGGATATTGATACGCAGACCAGTTTATTGATCATAGTGGGGATTCTGGGATCGTCAATACTGATTTCCTTGATGTTTCCGAAAAAGGTGAGCGGGTTGTAA
- a CDS encoding glutamine synthetase family protein: MNEKTAMNPNQLVQYLNKPAKDFTRDDLVKYCEDYNIEMINFRYAGWDGRLKTLNFIINSKKHLEEILTNGERVDGSSLFSFVEAGSSDLYVVPRYKTAFVNPFNDIPTLDILCSYFDKEGNPLESAPEYILKKAHKAFKDVTGMTFETMGELEYYVVFPREDLFQASDQRGYHESSPFTKWEQLRIDAMQAIAQAGGLIKYGHSEVGNFSLGDMEYEQNEIEFLPTNVEDAADQLMVAKWMLRTLAYRYGVTVSFAPKITVGKAGSGLHVHTRLMKDGKNMMVENGRLSDTARKAIAGYLDLAPSLTAFGNINPTSYFRLVPHQEAPTNICWGDRNRSVLVRVPLGWSLGKDMVSQVNPQEKPHTEDMTVKQTVEFRCPDGSADIYLLMAGLTVAARHGFEMKDALEYARKTYVDVNIFKDENKAKLQELNQLPTSCYESGEYLEKQKDIYTKYGVFPERMLDWIAQYLKNFNDKNLRTEISHNEEEIMKLVKKYYHCG; encoded by the coding sequence ATGAACGAAAAAACTGCCATGAACCCGAATCAGTTGGTTCAATATCTGAACAAACCCGCAAAGGATTTCACACGTGATGATCTCGTGAAATATTGTGAGGATTACAACATTGAGATGATCAACTTCCGTTATGCAGGATGGGATGGTCGTCTGAAAACCCTTAATTTCATTATTAACAGCAAGAAACACCTGGAGGAGATCCTTACCAACGGTGAGCGCGTCGACGGATCCAGCCTTTTCAGTTTTGTGGAGGCCGGTTCAAGCGACCTCTATGTAGTTCCCAGGTACAAAACGGCTTTTGTCAACCCGTTCAATGATATCCCCACACTCGACATATTGTGTTCTTATTTTGATAAAGAGGGTAATCCTCTCGAATCCGCTCCTGAGTATATCCTGAAAAAAGCTCATAAAGCCTTTAAGGATGTAACGGGCATGACCTTCGAAACCATGGGGGAACTGGAATATTACGTTGTTTTTCCCAGGGAAGACCTTTTCCAGGCCTCCGACCAACGTGGATACCACGAATCCAGCCCTTTTACCAAATGGGAACAATTGCGCATTGATGCTATGCAGGCTATTGCTCAGGCAGGAGGACTCATTAAATACGGGCATTCTGAAGTTGGAAATTTCAGTCTGGGTGATATGGAATACGAGCAGAACGAGATCGAATTCCTTCCAACCAATGTAGAAGATGCAGCCGATCAGCTTATGGTTGCCAAATGGATGCTCCGCACCCTTGCATACCGCTATGGAGTAACTGTTTCCTTTGCTCCCAAGATCACCGTGGGAAAAGCCGGGAGCGGTCTGCATGTGCATACCCGCCTGATGAAAGACGGGAAAAACATGATGGTAGAAAACGGCCGGCTCAGTGATACAGCCAGGAAAGCCATTGCCGGTTACCTCGACCTGGCTCCTTCACTGACTGCTTTCGGGAATATCAATCCAACATCGTATTTCAGATTGGTTCCCCATCAGGAAGCCCCTACCAATATTTGCTGGGGTGACCGCAACCGCTCCGTTCTGGTAAGGGTTCCATTGGGTTGGTCGCTCGGAAAAGATATGGTCTCCCAGGTAAATCCCCAGGAAAAACCGCACACAGAAGATATGACCGTCAAACAAACTGTCGAATTCCGCTGCCCCGACGGCTCAGCAGACATTTACCTGTTAATGGCCGGACTCACGGTTGCCGCAAGACATGGATTCGAAATGAAAGATGCCCTGGAATATGCCCGGAAAACTTATGTTGATGTCAACATTTTCAAAGATGAGAATAAAGCAAAACTCCAGGAATTGAATCAGTTGCCAACATCCTGCTACGAATCCGGCGAATATCTGGAAAAACAGAAAGATATATATACCAAATACGGGGTATTCCCGGAACGCATGCTCGACTGGATCGCGCAATACCTGAAAAACTTCAACGATAAAAACCTTCGCACCGAAATCAGCCACAATGAAGAAGAGATCATGAAGCTGGTGAAGAAGTACTATCATTGCGGATAA
- a CDS encoding EthD domain-containing protein: protein MENQIYLIRGEERETYPEFSKRILSAAKMLREDIKVSVTLTESKPPTLSVIPFRKNKIAAVSVSTPIKQVLEQLADIPGFAGAYKVDKAFPIKYRRNWDPGTVTPGLCLLTLFRKKKNLNHDTFIHRWHNGHTPLTLEVHPIYHYNRNVILETLTPDSEPFDGIVEEHVEKPSLLFNPARFFGGPLKMPWNMLRVYRDVNSFLDYKSIEPYLCREYVMGG, encoded by the coding sequence ATGGAAAACCAAATTTACCTGATCCGCGGAGAAGAACGGGAGACTTACCCTGAATTCTCAAAACGAATACTATCCGCCGCAAAGATGCTGAGGGAAGACATTAAAGTTAGCGTAACCCTGACGGAAAGCAAACCTCCAACTTTATCCGTGATCCCTTTCCGGAAAAACAAAATCGCTGCTGTCTCGGTTTCTACCCCAATTAAACAAGTCCTGGAGCAACTGGCCGATATTCCCGGTTTTGCCGGTGCTTACAAGGTCGATAAAGCATTTCCCATCAAATACCGACGCAACTGGGATCCGGGAACCGTTACTCCCGGCCTTTGCCTCCTCACTCTATTCCGGAAAAAGAAAAACCTCAATCATGATACTTTTATCCACCGCTGGCATAACGGCCATACCCCTCTCACCCTGGAGGTCCATCCCATTTACCATTACAACCGTAATGTTATCCTGGAAACCCTCACCCCAGATTCCGAACCTTTCGACGGTATCGTCGAAGAACATGTGGAAAAACCTTCCCTCCTCTTCAATCCTGCCAGATTCTTCGGTGGCCCGCTTAAAATGCCCTGGAACATGCTGCGTGTCTATCGTGATGTTAATTCTTTCCTGGATTACAAGAGTATAGAGCCTTATTTGTGCAGGGAGTATGTGATGGGGGGGTGA
- a CDS encoding flavodoxin produces MAKIGIFYGSSTGNTEFAARKIAMQFGEGKADVYNVDSADASDIEKYPYLIFGTSTWGIGDMQDDWEDFIEVVESVDLKGKKAAIFGVGDQDTYPDSFVDGMGTLYKRLKDKVEFAGEWPTDGYDFDHSDAVIKDKFVGLSLDVDNQDELTQERIEQWVKILMKEFK; encoded by the coding sequence ATGGCAAAAATTGGAATATTTTACGGATCTTCCACAGGAAATACGGAGTTCGCCGCCAGGAAGATAGCAATGCAATTCGGTGAAGGTAAAGCCGATGTTTACAACGTTGATTCAGCCGATGCATCTGATATTGAAAAATACCCTTATCTTATCTTCGGAACCTCTACCTGGGGAATTGGGGATATGCAGGACGATTGGGAGGATTTTATCGAAGTAGTTGAGTCGGTTGATCTGAAAGGGAAAAAGGCAGCCATTTTCGGTGTGGGTGACCAGGATACGTATCCCGACAGTTTTGTGGATGGAATGGGAACACTCTATAAGAGATTGAAAGATAAAGTTGAGTTCGCAGGAGAATGGCCAACGGATGGTTATGATTTCGATCATTCAGACGCGGTCATTAAAGACAAATTTGTTGGATTATCCCTGGATGTCGATAATCAGGATGAACTGACCCAGGAAAGGATAGAACAATGGGTTAAGATTCTTATGAAAGAATTTAAATAA
- the zupT gene encoding zinc transporter ZupT yields MEFQTGTVLFAFALTLFAGLSTGIGSALAFFTKQTNTKFLAISLGFSAGVMIYVSFVEIFGKARDSLVGVYGDTSAFWYTTAGFFGGILLIAIIDKLIPGYENPHEIRMIEEIQPGTANNGRNEKLMRMGLFTALAIAIHNFPEGLATFTAALTEPGLGIAIAVAIAIHNIPEGIAVSVPIFYATGSKRKAFWYSFSSGLAEPAGAILGYLILMPFITPAVFGVLFASVAGIMVFISIDELLPAAREYGEHHLSIYGLVAGMAVMAFSLLMFA; encoded by the coding sequence ATGGAATTTCAAACGGGAACGGTATTATTTGCCTTTGCGCTTACCCTGTTTGCCGGTTTGTCGACCGGGATAGGCAGTGCACTCGCTTTTTTTACAAAGCAGACCAACACGAAATTTCTCGCTATATCGCTGGGTTTTTCGGCTGGGGTAATGATTTATGTCTCTTTCGTGGAAATATTCGGAAAGGCCAGGGACTCACTTGTCGGCGTTTACGGCGATACTTCGGCATTCTGGTACACAACGGCCGGATTTTTCGGCGGGATCTTACTGATTGCGATCATCGACAAGCTTATCCCGGGATATGAAAATCCGCATGAGATCAGGATGATAGAAGAAATTCAACCTGGAACGGCAAATAACGGGCGTAATGAAAAGCTTATGCGCATGGGTTTATTTACTGCCCTTGCCATAGCTATCCATAATTTTCCGGAAGGGCTTGCCACCTTTACCGCCGCATTGACCGAGCCCGGACTGGGTATCGCCATTGCAGTTGCTATTGCAATTCACAACATCCCGGAAGGCATTGCAGTATCTGTTCCTATTTTTTACGCAACCGGCAGCAAAAGAAAGGCATTCTGGTATTCCTTCTCTTCGGGTCTGGCAGAGCCTGCGGGAGCCATCCTGGGTTATCTTATCCTTATGCCCTTTATCACACCGGCTGTTTTTGGCGTCTTGTTCGCATCTGTTGCCGGGATCATGGTCTTCATCTCTATTGATGAACTATTGCCGGCAGCAAGGGAATATGGGGAACACCATCTTTCCATTTACGGACTGGTTGCCGGTATGGCGGTAATGGCGTTTAGTTTGCTGATGTTTGCCTGA